One stretch of Rhodospirillaceae bacterium DNA includes these proteins:
- a CDS encoding prepilin peptidase, with translation MFLATCEILLFGLLIAGAVCDVWLFRLPNWLTIATALVGSAAALVSVTSLTDALLHLAAGAVMLGVGILAFRFRMLGGGDAKWLAGLALWIGLNLVLVRFLMLTTLLGGLLAIGILILARFRPAYGLQNGKRHLPYGVAIAAASLDFWFQHSYLATNLRAIWGI, from the coding sequence ATGTTTCTCGCCACCTGCGAAATCCTGCTGTTCGGTCTGTTGATCGCGGGCGCCGTCTGCGACGTCTGGCTATTCCGCCTGCCGAACTGGCTCACCATCGCGACCGCCCTCGTGGGATCGGCGGCGGCGCTGGTCTCGGTCACATCGCTCACCGACGCGCTGCTCCATCTTGCCGCCGGCGCGGTGATGCTGGGCGTTGGCATCCTCGCCTTTCGCTTCCGCATGCTGGGCGGTGGTGACGCCAAATGGCTGGCTGGCTTGGCTCTCTGGATCGGGCTCAATCTTGTGCTGGTGCGTTTCCTGATGCTGACCACCCTGCTGGGCGGGCTGCTCGCCATTGGGATATTGATCCTGGCGCGCTTCCGCCCAGCCTATGGTCTGCAGAACGGCAAGCGGCATTTGCCCTATGGCGTCGCCATTGCCGCGGCCAGCCTCGATTTCTGGTTTCAGCACAGCTACTTGGCGACAAATCTCCGGGCCATATGGGGAATCTGA
- a CDS encoding Flp family type IVb pilin, translating into MNKIRKFLSSESGATAIEYGLIAAFVALAIFVGAQLAGNGLNRMFQVIGSTMENAATTAEGSSTATN; encoded by the coding sequence ATGAACAAGATCCGTAAGTTTCTCTCGTCTGAATCCGGTGCGACGGCCATCGAATACGGCCTCATCGCAGCGTTCGTCGCTCTGGCGATCTTCGTCGGCGCGCAGTTGGCCGGTAACGGCTTGAACCGTATGTTCCAGGTCATCGGTTCGACCATGGAAAACGCCGCGACCACCGCGGAAGGTTCGAGCACCGCGACCAACTAA